The following proteins are encoded in a genomic region of Asterias amurensis chromosome 5, ASM3211899v1:
- the LOC139937525 gene encoding uncharacterized protein isoform X2, whose product MASASDISTYCLLTAILMSTICTPVESTATLELKLMQFRTVQARCGLFESEECDAKFSFCIDQYPTDGSGCSVGGGSLGPLNNANEIDFVLYGFVPYIYRDVETWTDTVDITFDIVDVDTFKEEEIDTIVFNIEQARDRTASESKYIDYGEGMATTMSIQLKVYCNTDFYGGNCSVACTQSDTDADGHYTCNLDTGEKVCLTGYEGTNCKDNIDDCLSDPCQNGAECEDALNDFICKCKDGYTGTLCEEAVDECSSNPCGNDGVCEDRVNGFICNCTDGYNGAICDGDIDECSSNPCQNGGVCEDRVNGFICNCTDGYNGTLCNGDIDECSSNPCQNGGLCEDRLNGFICNCTDGYNGTLCNGEVDECSSNPCQNGGLCEDRVNGFICNCTGGYNGTLCDGDIDECSSNPCQNGGLCEDKVNGFICNCTDGYNGTLCDRDIDECSSNPCQNGGVCEDRVNGFICNCTDGYNGTLCDGDIDECSSNPCQNGGFCEDRVNGFICNCTDGYNGTLCNGDIDECTSNPCQNGGLCEDRLNGFICNCTDGYNGTLCNGDIDECSSNPCQNGGVCEDKVNGFICNCTDGYNGTLCDGDIDECSSNPCQNGGLCEDRVNGFICNCTDGYNGTLCDGDIDECSNNPCQNGGLCEDKVNGFICNCTDGYNGTLCDGDIDECSSNPCQNGGLCEDKVNGFICNCTDGYNGTLCDGDIDECSSNPCQNGGVCEDKVNGFICNCTDGYNGTLCDGDIDECSSNPCQNGGVCEDRVNGFICNCTDGYNGTLCNGDIDECSSNPCQNGGFCEDRVNGFICNCTDGYNGTLCNGDIDECTSNPCQNGGFCEDRVNGFICNCTDGYNGTLCNGDIDECTSNPCQNGGLCEDRLNGFICNCTDGYNGTLCNGDIDECTSNPCQNGGLCEDRLNGFICNCTDGYNGTLCNGDIDECSSNPCQNGGVCEDRVNGFICNCTDGYNGTLCNGDIDECSSSPCQNGGVCEDRVNGFICNCTDGYNGTLCDGDIDECSSNPCQNDGLCEDRVNGFICNCTDGYTGMLCEMDIDECSSNPCQNGGLCEDRVNGFICNCTVGYNGTLCDGDIDECSSNPCQNGGVCEDRVNGFICNCTDGYNGTLCNGDIDECSSSPCQNGGVCEDRVNGFICNCTDGYNGTLCDGDIDECSSNPCQNDGLCEDRVNGFICNCTDGYTGMLCEMDIDECSSNPCQNGGLCEDRVNGFICNCTVGYNGTLCDGDIDECSSNPCQNGGLCEDRLNGFICNCTDGYNGTLCDGDIDECSSNPCQNGGLCEDRFNGFICNCTDGYNGTLCDGDIDECSSNPCQNGGVCEDRVNGFICNCTDGYNGTLCNGDIDECSSNPCQNGGFCEDRVNGFICNCTDGYNGTLCNGDIDECTSNPCQNGGLCEDRLNGFICNCTDGYNGTLCNGDIDECSSNPCQNGGVCEDRVNGFICNCTDGYNGTLCNGDIDECSSSPCQNGGVCEDRVNGFICNCTDGYNGTLCDGDIDECSSNPCQNDGLCEDRVNGFICNCTDGYTGILCEMDIDECSSNPCQNGGLCEDIVNDFICNCTDGYNGTLCDGDIDECSSNPCQNGGLCEDRLNGFICNCTDGYNGTLCEGDIDECSSNPCQNGGVCEDRVNGFICNCTDGYNGTLCDGDIDECSSNPCQNGGICEDRVNGFICNCTDGYNGAICDGDIDECSSNPCQNGGVCEDRVNGFICNCTDGYNGTLCDGDIDECSSNPCQNGGVCEDRVNGFICNCTDGYNGTLCNGDIDECSSNPCQNSGVCEDKVNGFICNCTDGYNGTLCEGDIDECSSNPCQNGGVCEDRVNGFICNCTDGYNGTLCNEDIDECSSNPCQNGGLCEDRVHGFICNCTDGYNGTLCDVDIDECSSNPCQNGGLCEDIVNGFICNCTDGYNGTLCDGDIDECSSNPCEVGWVCEDRVNGYICFDELCLEVDCVQGDCFEGRCFCYEGYVGDICNLVDPCASSPCEAGTCIEFNGDFSCECEPFFMGTLCDQPVEDPCLELQPCVGGECSLSSTTSYGYACNCLTNYHGTNCEIDLIVYSYSMLVDGSDINTIEFESSMASLLQKESVSVLAVENEIVVTVLTTEDYRAVQTGDSLTNLTFLAKQMEQSIFTYLTEEEIAALLSKSSQEDIEDALGHTLFFGEATPVVESEKIQAKGATTD is encoded by the exons atggcgtcGGCATCGGATATCTCTACGTACTGTTTACTGACGGCCATTCTGATGAGCACG atTTGCACACCAGTAGAATCAACAGCAACCTTGGAGCTCAAGTTGATGCAGTTTAGGACTGTTCAGGCAAGATGCGGACTGTTTGAGAGTGAAGAGTGTGACGCGAAGTTTTCGTTTTGCATAGACCA ATACCCAACAGATGGTAGTGGGTGTTCAGTTGGTGGAGGGTCCTTAGGGCCCCTAAACAATGCCAACGAAATTGACTTCGTACTTTATGGATTTGTTCCATACATCTACAGGGACGTGGAAACATGGACG GATACGGTGGATATAACATTCGACATTGTAGATGTGGATACTTTTAAAGAGGAAGAGATTGATACTATTGTATTTAATATCGAACAAGCACGTGACAGGACTGCCAGCGAATCCAAGTACATAGACTACGGGGAGGGAATGGCCACAAC GATGTCAATCCAGTTGAAAGTCTACTGTAACACTGACTTTTATGGTGGAAACTGTTCCGTGGCTTGCACACAATCGGACACCGATGCTGACGGACATTATACGTGCAACCTGGACACAGGAGAAAAGGTCTGCTTAACTGGATACGAGGGAACAAACTGCAAAGACAACATAGATGACTGCTTGAGTGACCCTTGTCAAAACGGTGCAGAATGTGAAGATGCACTCAATGACTTCATCTGCAAATGCAAAGACGGATACACCGGGACGCTTTGTGAGGAAGCGGTGGATGAGTGTTCCAGCAACCCTTGTGGGAACGACGGAGTATGTGAGGATAGAGTAAATGGTTTCATCTGTAACTGCACTGACGGGTATAATGGAGCGATTTGCGATGGGGATATAGATGAGTGTTCCAGCAACCCTTGTCAGAATGGTGGAGTATGTGAGGATAGAGTAAATGGTTTCATATGTAACTGCACTGATGGGTATAATGGAACGCTTTGCAACGGGGACATAGATGAGTGTTCCAGCAACCCTTGTCAGAATGGTGGACTATGTGAGGATAGATTAAATGGTTTCATCTGTAACTGCACTGATGGGTATAATGGAACTCTTTGCAATGGAGAAGTAGATGAGTGTTCCAGCAATCCTTGTCAGAACGGTGGATTATGTGAGGATAGAGTAAATGGTTTTATCTGTAACTGCACTGGTGGGTATAATGGAACGCTTTGCGATGGGGATATAGATGAGTGTTCCAGCAACCCTTGTCAGAACGGTGGACTATGTGAGGATAAAGTAAATGGTTTTATCTGTAACTGCACTGATGGGTATAATGGAACGCTCTGCGATAGGGATATAGATGAGTGTTCCAGCAACCCTTGTCAGAATGGTGGAGTATGTGAGGATAGAGTAAATGGTTTCATCTGTAACTGCACAGACGGGTATAATGGAACGCTTTGCGATGGGGATATAGATGAGTGTTCCAGCAACCCTTGCCAGAACGGTGGGTTTTGTGAGGATAGAGTAAATGGTTTTATATGTAACTGCACTGATGGGTATAATGGAACGCTTTGCAACGGGGATATAGATGAGTGTACCAGCAACCCTTGTCAGAACGGTGGACTATGTGAGGATAGATTAAATGGTTTCATCTGTAACTGCACTGATGGGTATAATGGAACGCTTTGCAACGGGGATATAGATGAGTGTTCCAGCAACCCTTGTCAGAATGGTGGAGTATGCGAGGATAAAGTAAATGGTTTTATCTGTAACTGCACTGACGGGTATAATGGAACGCTCTGCGATGGGGATATAGATGAGTGTTCCAGCAACCCTTGTCAGAACGGTGGGTTATGTGAGGATAGAGTAAATGGTTTCATCTGTAACTGCACTGATGGGTATAATGGAACGCTTTGCGATGGGGATATAGATGAGTGTTCCAACAATCCTTGCCAGAACGGAGGATTATGTGAGGACAAAGTAAATGGTTTCATCTGTAACTGCACTGACGGGTATAATGGAACGCTCTGCGATGGGGATATAGATGAGTGTTCCAGCAACCCTTGTCAGAACGGTGGACTATGTGAGGATAAAGTAAATGGTTTCATCTGTAACTGCACTGACGGGTATAATGGAACGCTTTGCGATGGGGATATAGATGAGTGTTCCAGCAACCCTTGTCAGAATGGTGGAGTATGCGAGGACAAAGTAAATGGTTTTATCTGTAACTGCACTGATGGGTATAATGGAACGCTCTGCGATGGGGATATAGATGAGTGTTCCAGCAATCCTTGCCAGAATGGTGGAGTATGTGAGGATAGAGTAAATGGTTTCATCTGTAACTGCACAGACGGGTATAATGGAACGCTTTGCAACGGGGATATAGATGAGTGTTCCAGCAACCCTTGCCAGAACGGTGGATTTTGTGAGGATAGAGTAAATGGTTTTATATGTAACTGCACTGATGGGTATAATGGAACGCTTTGCAACGGGGATATAGATGAGTGTACCAGCAACCCTTGTCAGAACGGTGGATTTTGTGAGGATAGAGTAAATGGTTTTATATGTAACTGCACTGATGGGTATAATGGAACGCTTTGCAACGGGGATATAGATGAGTGTACCAGCAACCCTTGTCAGAACGGTGGACTATGTGAGGATAGATTAAATGGTTTCATCTGTAACTGCACTGATGGGTATAATGGAACGCTTTGCAACGGGGATATAGATGAGTGTACCAGCAACCCTTGTCAGAACGGAGGACTATGTGAGGATAGATTAAATGGTTTCATCTGTAACTGCACTGATGGGTATAATGGAACGCTTTGCAACGGGGATATAGATGAGTGTTCCAGCAACCCTTGTCAGAATGGTGGAGTATGTGAGGATAGAGTAAATGGTTTCATATGTAACTGCACTGATGGGTATAATGGGACGCTTTGCAACGGGGATATAGATGAGTGTTCCAGCAGCCCTTGTCAGAATGGTGGAGTATGCGAGGATAGAGTAAATGGTTTCATCTGTAACTGCACTGACGGGTATAATGGAACGCTTTGCGATGGGGATATAGATGAGTGTTCGAGCAATCCTTGCCAGAACGATGGATTATGTGAGGATAGAGTAAATGGTTTCATATGTAACTGCACTGATGGGTATACTGGAATGCTTTGCGAAATGGATATAGATGAGTGTTCCAGCAACCCTTGTCAGAACGGTGGACTATGTGAGGATAGAGTAAATGGTTTCATCTGTAACTGCACCGTTGGGTATAATGGAACGCTTTGCGATGGGGATATAGATGAGTGTTCCAGCAACCCTTGTCAGAATGGTGGAGTATGTGAGGATAGAGTAAATGGTTTCATATGTAACTGCACTGATGGGTATAATGGGACGCTTTGCAACGGGGATATAGATGAGTGTTCCAGCAGCCCTTGTCAGAATGGTGGAGTATGCGAGGATAGAGTAAATGGTTTCATCTGTAACTGCACTGACGGGTATAATGGAACGCTTTGCGATGGGGATATAGATGAGTGTTCGAGCAATCCTTGCCAGAACGATGGATTATGTGAGGATAGAGTAAATGGTTTCATATGTAACTGCACTGATGGGTATACTGGAATGCTTTGCGAAATGGATATAGATGAGTGTTCCAGCAACCCTTGTCAGAACGGTGGACTATGTGAGGATAGAGTAAATGGTTTCATCTGTAACTGCACCGTTGGGTATAATGGAACGCTTTGCGATGGGGATATAGATGAGTGTTCCAGCAACCCTTGTCAGAACGGTGGACTATGTGAGGATAGATTAAATGGTTTCATCTGTAACTGCACTGATGGGTATAATGGAACGCTTTGCGATGGGGATATAGATGAGTGTTCCAGCAACCCTTGTCAGAACGGCGGACTATGTGAGGATAGATTTAATGGTTTCATCTGTAACTGCACTGATGGGTATAATGGAACGCTTTGCGATGGGGATATAGATGAGTGTTCCAGCAACCCTTGTCAGAACGGTGGAGTATGTGAGGATAGAGTAAATGGTTTCATCTGTAACTGCACAGACGGGTATAATGGAACGCTTTGCAACGGGGATATAGATGAGTGTTCCAGCAACCCTTGCCAGAACGGTGGATTTTGTGAGGATAGAGTAAATGGTTTTATATGTAACTGCACTGATGGGTATAATGGAACGCTTTGCAACGGGGATATAGATGAGTGTACCAGCAACCCTTGTCAGAACGGTGGACTATGTGAGGATAGATTAAATGGTTTCATCTGTAACTGCACTGATGGGTATAATGGAACGCTTTGCAACGGGGATATAGATGAGTGTTCCAGCAACCCTTGTCAGAATGGTGGAGTATGTGAGGATAGAGTAAATGGTTTCATATGTAACTGCACTGATGGGTATAATGGGACGCTTTGCAACGGGGATATAGATGAGTGTTCCAGCAGCCCTTGTCAGAATGGTGGAGTATGCGAGGATAGAGTAAATGGTTTCATCTGTAACTGCACTGACGGGTATAATGGAACGCTTTGCGATGGGGATATAGATGAGTGTTCGAGCAATCCTTGCCAGAACGATGGATTATGTGAGGATAGAGTAAATGGTTTCATATGTAACTGCACTGATGGGTATACTGGAATACTTTGCGAAATGGATATAGATGAGTGTTCCAGCAACCCTTGTCAGAACGGTGGACTATGTGAGGATATAGTAAATGATTTCATCTGTAACTGCACTGATGGGTATAATGGAACGCTTTGCGATGGGGATATAGATGAGTGTTCCAGCAACCCTTGTCAGAACGGCGGACTATGTGAGGATAGATTAAATGGTTTCATCTGTAACTGCACTGATGGGTATAATGGAACGCTTTGCGAAGGGGATATAGATGAATGTTCCAGCAACCCTTGTCAGAATGGTGGAGTATGTGAGGATAGAGTAAATGGTTTCATCTGTAACTGCACTGATGGGTATAATGGAACGCTTTGCGATGGGGATATAGATGAGTGTTCCAGCAACCCTTGTCAGAACGGTGGAATATGTGAGGATAGAGTAAATGGTTTCATCTGTAACTGCACTGACGGGTATAATGGAGCGATTTGCGATGGGGATATAGATGAGTGTTCCAGCAACCCTTGTCAGAACGGTGGAGTATGTGAGGATAGAGTTAATGGTTTCATCTGTAACTGCACTGATGGGTATAATGGAACGCTTTGCGATGGGGATATAGATGAGTGTTCCAGCAACCCTTGTCAGAATGGTGGAGTATGTGAGGATAGAGTAAATGGTTTCATCTGTAACTGCACTGACGGGTATAATGGGACGCTTTGCAACGGGGATATAGATGAGTGTTCCAGCAACCCTTGTCAGAATAGTGGAGTATGCGAGGATAAAGTAAATGGTTTTATCTGTAACTGCACTGACGGGTATAATGGAACGCTCTGCGAAGGGGATATAGATGAGTGTTCCAGCAATCCTTGCCAGAACGGTGGAGTATGTGAGGATAGAGTAAATGGTTTCATATGTAACTGCACTGATGGGTATAATGGAACACTTTGCAACGAGGATATAGATGAGTGTTCCAGTAACCCTTGTCAGAACGGTGGATTATGTGAGGATAGAGTACATGGTTTCATTTGTAACTGCACTGATGGGTATAATGGAACGCTGTGCGATGTGGATATAGATGAGTGTTCCAGCAACCCTTGTCAGAACGGTGGATTATGTGAGGATATTGTAAATGGTTTTATCTGTAACTGCACTGATGGGTATAATGGAACGCTTTGCGATGGGGATATAGATGAGTGTTCCAGCAACCCTTGTGAGGTTGGTTGGGTATGTGAGGATAGAGTAAATGGGTACATTTGCTTTGATGAGCTTTGTTTAGAGGTTGATTGCGTTCAAGGCGACTGTTTTGAAGGGAGGTGCTTTTGTTATGAAGGATATGTTGGTGATATCTGTAACCTGGTCGACCCCTGTGCCAGTTCACCCTGTGAGGCAGGAACATGCATTGAGTTCAACGGAGACTTTAG CTGTGAGTGTGAGCCTTTCTTTATGGGCACCCTTTGCGACCAGCCGGTTGAGGATCCCTGCCTTGAGCTCCAACCTTGCGTAGGCGGAGAGTGCAGTCTTTCAAGCACTACCTCTTATGGCTACGCTTGCAACTGCCTGACAAACTACCACGGCACCAACTGCGAAATTG ATTTGATCGTGTACAGCTACAGCATGCTCGTTGATGGCAGCGACATCAACACCATTGAATTCGAATCCAGCATGGCGTCTTTACTGCAAAAGGAAAGCGTCTCTGTGCTGGCCGTCGAGAATGAAATAGTTGTGACCGTATTGACCACTGAGGACTACAGAGCAGTCCAGACAGG TGACTCGTTGACAAACCTGACCTTCCTGGCGAAGCAAATGGAGCAGAGCATCTTCACGTATCTAACAGAAGAAGAAATCGCCGCTTTGCTGAGTAAATCGTCCCAGGAGGACATAGAGGACGCCCTGGGGCACACGTTGTTTTTCGGGGAGGCCACACCAGTCGTTGAGTCAGAA AAAATCCAAGCGAAAGGAGCTACAACAGATTGA